Genomic DNA from Candidozyma auris chromosome 1, complete sequence:
TATCGCATTTGAGCTTGGCCGATCTTAATGCTGTGTCTGCCGCTGTGGTGGATGCGTCCATGCCACTGAGCGGGTCCATCTCTCCTAAGTCCACTGCCAGAGGTGTCCTGACACTGCAGATACCCACAATGGACGCCAGGGACGCTCCAGTCGCTCCACGTCCTTCAAAAGAACCCCAAATCAAACCACATTTTACCGTTGATCCTGTTGAACAGGACAAAAAACATGCGAAGGTTGAAAAAGAGCGtcaagagaaagttgtagatcagaagaagaagagggcCGACGCTAAGATCCTAGCcgaaatcaaagaaaaccTTCTTCAGGATGTCCCTCCTGAATTACAACaccaatttgaaaaatcgcCTTCATTGGATCAGCTCAAGAGCGTTTTGCTCCTGAGCCCCTTCCAGAAACTGAAGAAAGCTTACACTCTCAATATACCTGGTCAGACATCCTCAAAAACGTCTCCAGATGGGCGTATTGCGTCTATCGATGTGGGTTCCAAGTTAGTCATCGTCATGGTCGGGCTCCCTGCTAGAGGCAAATCATACATTACGAACAAACTCACTCGCTACTTGAACTGGCTTCAACACGATTGCAGAGTGTTCAATGTGGGAAACACCCGAAGGATGGACAAGGAGAATGTCTTGGGTCCTGCTCGCAACCCTTTGCCTGATACGAATACTCCTCTGCCAGGCCGTTCGCCAGAAACAAAGCCATCGGCTTCTCACTCTGCCGATTTCTTCAACCCCGAGAACAAAGCTTCAAATGAACTTCGTGAAAAATGGGCTATGGACACACTAGACAACTTGCTTAACTGGGTACTTGACGGCCCTGGCTCTGTAGGTATCTTGGATGCCACGAACTCgaccaaaaaaagaagactCAAGGTACTAAAGAGAATTCAAGAACGTTCGAACGGTGAGCTCAAAGTCCTCTTTATGGAGAGTATATGCTCTGACCCGGCCATTCTCGATACTAATATCAGGCTCAAGTTGTCTGGACCGGACTACAAGAACATGGACCCCGAGGTTGCACTCAAGGACTTTGTGGGAAGATTACACAACTATGAGAAGGCATATGAGACTATCGATGAATCAGAAGAGCAGATTGAGGGATTCCAATACGTCAAGATGATCGATGTTGGCAAGAAAGTTGTGAGTTTCAATGTCCAGGGCTTTTTGGCCTCACAAACCGTCtactttttgttgaacttcAACCTTTGCGAAAGACAGATCTGGCTCACTCGTCATGGTGAGAGTACTGATAATCTCAGTGGACGTATTGGCGGAGATGCACCACTCACTAAGCGTGGTCAACACTTCTCGAAGACGCTCACACGCTTCTTGAACTATCAAAGGAAGGAGTTCAGAAGGAGGCAGCTCGAGAAATTCTCTTCCAGGCTCGAGTTACGCTTTAACGAGTTACTTGACCCCCGGAACGGTTCCAGTGAAGATGgtcaagcaaagaaaacaagCGTCGGTCACATTCCAACCGAGCCTAGTTTCTGTGTGTGGACTTCGATGTTGATTCGTGCTGTTGAGACTGGCAGTTACTTTGACGAGCTGGCCTACCATATCAAGGCCATGAGAATGTTGAATGAGCTTGGTGGTGGTAAGTTCGAGGGCATGACCTACGACGAGATTCAGATGAAATTCCCCAAGGAGTTTGAAGGCAGaatcaaaaacaagctcACGTATAGATATCCAGGTGTTGGCGGTGAGTCGTATCTTGATGTGCTAGTACGCTTGCGCCCTGTGATCAGTGAGATCGAAAGGACCACAGATcatcttctcatcatctCACATCGTGTGGTGTTGCGAGTACTTTTGGCATATTTCCTAAATTTGGATAAATCCTCCATTGTGGATTTAGATGTTCCGCTCCATACGCTCTACTGTCTTGAGCTGAAGCCGTATGGTACTGATTATGCAATCTGCGAGTATGACGAACAGGCTGATTGGTTTAAGAAGGTTGAACCAGAGCACCAGAAGAGTGTAAGAGAAGTCGGCGTGAATTacagagagagaaagtACTCTGTAATTCCTACAGCTCCACCCAGCTCATCCAGCCAACGTCGCAGCACCATTGTCAAGCCAAAAGACTCGCGGGACCTTCTAGTGCCAGGAATCAGACAGCAGTCATTTAGCCTCAGAAAGAGCGTCAGTCATGGGAGTGGAGAGGGACTTAAGGAACCTACCGTACCTACACCATTCACTGAGAAGGCCCCTGTAAACTCGTCAAGTTCACGAAAACTTGCGgatttgaacaagatgCGTGCCCCTGGTCGTGTCTAGGGAAGGGAATGGTCTTGCAAACTTTGCAGATTCGGCCGATTTGGCCAACCTGCTGTTTTTGTTAGTGTTTCGTTTCCTACTGGAAAACAGTGATCgcatggctgcaaaatcctATACTGAGCGCGATTAAATAGATAAAACTCCGAGTGACGCCCACGGAGCGCCATGAAGCGCAAGGCTCCCCATATCTCTCGAGAAATTTCTGTCTTGTCTTTTGAAGCCACCTATTTTGTCGATTTTGCATTTCTTACTTGTCCTCTTTAAGTAATGTCCTCAATAAGGTATAcacacccgtgcaccacGGCACCCAGCATCAAATCTAGAATCGCAACACTTTACTGCCATCAAACACCTTCGCCCAACAAATCACACCTCCCTACTGAAGCCCACCTTGTGCTTGGAAAAAGCAATGGTCACAGAAAAACCGCTGTCGTCAAAACCGCCTAGGCCTGTTTCCATCAGCATTCCTTCCAACCAGGctccacaagaagaatcacTGGCCAAAGGAGGAACTGACGCTAAACCCCCAGTGCCGACGCCAGACGCGACTGAAGGGGCAAATTCCTCGTCAaaagcatcttcttcggcTATAGTATCGCCTCTGGTAGCGTCAGAAGCTAAGAATTCGCCCTTTCCTCATACGCTAGCGTCAGGTACGCAGAGTGTCACTGGAGCAGGCTCTTCAGCGAACCAAAGTGCTTTGAACGTGGCAGAGGGGCCCAGCGTGATCAACAAGCAGCTTTTGTCgaagttgaacaagtccttgaaggagaaacagagaatcatcaacaacagcaaGTCTGACTCGAAGAACCCGGCACTGATCCAGAAGATCGTCACTACGTCACCTGTGCACGGTACGTTTCCAGGAAATGTGAGTGACAAGAACGAGGAGAAACCTGACAGTTCGGGGGCAGGTGGTGATCGCTCCAACGATCATCACGAGAGATCCGCCAATGACAACGAACCGCTTCTACATCCACCCTCAGGCCATAGCCGAACAGAAACACCGCTTTCGGCGCTACCCTCTCTCAAGGGAAGCACGTCGAAGGTGGATCAGGATCATAGCAaatcgaagaaaaagatctcCAAACAAAACTCAACAAGGACAGattttttcgcagccaagttGGCCTCTGCTGTGGACGACGTGGACACCTCGGATAGCGACGAGACTTTTGTGTACGAGAACAGCAACAACGACTTCGAGGCACCAAACGCGTCCTCCAGTAAGGCTGGGCCAGCAACGCTACATCGTGACGACACTGATGTCAGTACCAATAACAATGCCAATGCCAATGCGAATAGCggcagcaacaacaatgTGTCCTCTGCTGGCGTTGTGcatgaaaatgaaagtGCTAGTGCTAGTGTACGGAACATGACGCCGTTGGATTCTGCCGTTCAGAGCCCGTcagtggagaagaaagagcacGACGAGCCCAGTGCGCTTGCAACACTCCCAAACCCCATATATCAAAGAGCAGAGCTGATTCATTCAGTGCAGTCGTCAAAATGGAACCTCAGAAATACGGTCACCAATTCGAATGTGacacctccaacaactcaggTTGTTCGCAACCAACAGAACCCCATGAGTGCCCATGGGTCTAATTCATGCTCGGAAGTGCACCTGTTCGCCAACCCATACATCGATCTCAACAAGGGTGGCTCGATCAAAAATGTCAGGAAGTCAAGCTCTCAGTCGCTCATAAACAACGATCACAAGGCAAATCTAAATCTTTCACCTCGTTATGCCGCCTCGAACCAGAACTTCGGATTCAATTCACCTGGCGCCCACAGCCATGAGGGTTCGCATGACAGATACTCTTTTGATGAGGACGGTATCATGTGTGACGAGGTTTCGTATCAGGGCGACGTTGCTCTGGTATGCACTGATTTTAATAACACGGTAACTCAGTCCTCGGAGCAACCAAAAGATGATCATTTGGCCCTCAACAGCAGGAGCACAGACAAAAACCACAGATCCTCCACGACGTCGCTGAAACTCAGATCGACGACTTCTAAGTTGTTCGACAAAAAGGGCGCTCAGCCAAGGCGCTACAGTATTATACCTGACGATATCGACATTGAGGATTTTGACGACGACTTAATTTATTAcgacaacaacaacattCGTTTTCCATACAATAGCCAGAACGGGAGCCACCTTAATGAATCCACCTCGTTACTTAACCATCACCGCATGCCCCACTATCGTTCACTCAACTTGAGTAACACAGGTCCCCGTCAACATGTCAACAATAAGCGATACTCATCGATGGGTTTCAATAACAGAGCTCCGCTGGGCAACAACATATATCCCTTTCCGTACCACGATCAAAAATATCAGTTTGATTTGGATAACTACGATGAAGAGGCTACAATGGATAGTCCTGACGAAGTGCATGCTAAGTCCATCTTTGCCAATCGGAACAATCTTTCACCCAGCAACACTCACTTCAGGCTTCCTAGAAAGGTATCTGATGACAGTATGAGGAAAGGCCGTGTGAGATGCTTAAAAAGCTTTGTCTACACTATGGTGTCTATCGTATTGATATTAGCCATCGGTTTCATCATGGGATTCTTGCTCGCTTCCACTAAAGAACTTTCCAACTTGTCGATTGTGAATATCAACAATGCACTAGTGAGCCAGGATGAGCTACTATTCAGTGTTATTGTGGAGGCAGTCAACCCAGGCTGGTTCACGGTCTCTATCGAGGATGTTGAAATCGACATTTTTGCCAAGAGTGGCTATCTCAAGGACGAGCTGGCTGGAACTCTGGAGAGCACTGTAGAAACCGTGTTGTTAGGCAGCGTGACAAGTTTTGAGTCTACGGTCGACTTCCACCGCAGTTTCTTCAATAGAGAGttccagcagcagaagGGTGAAATTAAGCTTGTGGCACCTGGACGCAATCTTACAGGAAGTATCGATACGGCACTTTTGCAAAGTGTTGGAGACAtggaagaaacagagaatCCAGACAACTCGGAGAAGTGGGAAATTATACGAAAGCATCCCTTTGATCTCATATTGAGGGGCGTGTTGAAGTACAAGTTGCCGCTCTCCAACACAGAGAAGTCAGCCGTGGTGGATAAAGTAGGCTACATCGATCCCGAAGTTCCTCAGGGGATAATATAAGTTGCTTCAGTGGTAGCATGGATGTAAATGAAGGTCATCTACCCTAGCCAAAGAGAATCTCATGGCGTAGTTCCAGCGATCCTGGATGATGTCTCCGCCTCAACCAGACCTTGAACTCTTTTGGCTCAAACGAAGTTGCCGATGGACACAGATTGGCTTCAAATGGGTCCATGATCATCTGCTTATTCGGATCCACTGGCCGTCTTACCTGGAAGGTCAAGACAGTACGACATAGCAAGACATAGAGCTCCTTGAGTGCCAAAGCCACGCCGGTGCATTTCCTGGAGCCGGCGCCAAAGGCAAAGTGTCTGAGTGTGGATTCAGGGACAATATTGTAATTTTCATCGATCCAGCGGTCAGGGAAAAAGCTGTATGGGTTCTGGAAAACCTTCCAGTCGTGATTGGCAGCATAGGCGTTCATGAGCAACATGGTGCCCTTGGGAATGGTCATGCCAGCAAATACAACGTCTTTAGTTGTTTCTCGAGGCAAGGAAAGTGGCAACACCGTGAAGTAGCGCATGGTTTCATGAATCAAGGCCAAAGCGTATACTGAAGCCTGCTCGGTGGCCACCTTCCTCCAGGCGGTGCCCAAGTCTCCGTAAATTGACAAGAGCTCCCTGAAAAGCCGTTCTTGCATTTTGTAGCCCTCTGGAGGTCTCGCCAAGTGGCCAATGAGATGGTCGTAGTTCAAGGCAATGTTATCGAGCCCAGCACTCACCATGCTAAGACAGAGACTGGCGATCTCGCTGGAAGTAAGGCTGCTGGTCGGGTCCAGATAAACTCTACCAAGCAAGCAGGACATGGCGGATTCAGAGCCCCTGGCGAAATCGACCTCAAACTGTTTCATGAACTGGCCCATATAAATGTCTctggattttgcagccatttgcGCTGTGGGCAGAAAGAGCCACGCTAGGCATTTTCCTCCAGGAATGTAGTCCTGGTAGTTGGCAAGGGGCGAGCGAAGACGAATTATGGTGTTTTCTGTGTCTGCCACTGTATCAGCCAAGCTAGAGTGTGGCCCATAAGGATGTAGGCGGAAGCCATAAGTGTAGTGAAGAGCACATCCCAAAACAAAGTACTGGGCGGGACGAAGAAGCGAGACATCGTCGTGAGGAGTTCTTGAGTAGtacgaagaagagacacTTTTTCGAAGATGGTGCTGGATAAACATTCTGGAATGCAAATCCACGATTCGACACCCCCATTGCGAGTCCACATATCTCCTCGAAAGCTGCTTCCCAATACACTTTTTCTTAGCTGGCACGAAGCTCCCGCGGGGGTCAGCCCGACCGTGAAGCCCTGGGTGGCCGAAACAACGTTGTGGAAAGTGTGGAAAAGTGGCCTTGACCCTGTGGCCTGGGAGTGACGAAGCCAGAGTTCGCTCACCTGGGAGTGGGAGTTCACCACGAGCACGGGGCGGGTTCCGAGGCGAATGACGAAGCTTGGACGCTGGTATTTTCTTGCCCACGCCATGAATTGTCTGGCTGGGTTGTTCTGGACAAGAAAAGCATGTCCTACGAGGGGGAAAGTAGGGAGATGGAGGGCTCCGGGGATTTGGGCGTTGTGGGAGGAAGCcaggaagaggagaagggCTAGGAGGACGAGTAGAAGCGAGggcgagaagaagcattTTAGTGGGTTTTAGAGACAAGCATAGGGTagtgaagttgatgagTAGAGTGGGTGCAAATACAAATGCACCTACCGTGAGGTGGACGTTTagggcaaaaaaaaaaagaaaagtatAAAGTGTAGCTGAGAGGTTGATCGAATTGCCAGAGAGTGGTTTAGACATCAAGTGGTCAATTGGATAGCAATTCTAATAAATAGCTTCTTAATGCCAGTATAGGCTCAAGTCTCCTGGTGATGGCTGACTATGAGGATGGATGAACATTTGAGTATGCTCCAGCAGAGCCGTTGCAAGCCAGAGCCACAATTTCCACACAGTTCTCGTCGAGCAAATATCTCTAATCTAATTACATCGTAAGAGTGTCCAATCTCGGGCGTGCCGAAAGAAGAGCCCAACGTGGAAAGTCTCCAAGCCCCGGAACCCTCTGCATCGTCGCCCACAACGGCTTTCTCACCGAACAAAGCACGGTTTTGTGATTTCCACGGCCATGACGTGTAGCTGCTGCTTCCAACGTGCTTCCAGCGGTACTTCCAGCGGTCCTTGTAGGGTCCTTTATGTTCGAATGCTCTCACTAATAAAGTAGCCTTTGCAAATCCCTCATTATTGCAAATCCAACTCGGCTTAAACTCTCTGGGTCTCTGTCGAATCCTTGAATATCTCAGCCACTTTGACAGGCTTCTTTTCCGCCTCGCTTCGTGTGGGCAGCCTCGGATTTCCGCTTTGTCCTTTCGGCATCGTTCTGATCCGGGGTGCAAAGCCAGtaacacaaaaaaaagcaccCAGCATGTCGCCAGTGCTGCTGATTTCAACACGGGGCCTCTCAAAAGTGTCACAAATCGACGATTTCGAAACTTACCCTTCCATCCGCAGATCCAGCGTTAGTCAACTTCCTggccttgattttgagtcAGAAAGAGCTCTCCTACCAGTATTCCCACTCCTGACTCCTGGTCCCAGTTTCCTCGGAAAAGTGACTCTTTGCGGTCACACGGACCCACACAGAGGCACTAGCACTTTTGTAGCGGCGTGGCGGCAATTttgcaaatggctgcaaatggtgGAATATTGCATAGGCCCGAGCCCGGCGACAACCCGAGCCCCCCGGGCGGCTAAATTGCCTCGATAACGTCTGCAAGGCTAAAACCTGATAACGCTGTTGTCGAGAAAATGGCGATCGTCACAGCTGGTGCAACCGGCGCTCGGCGCTGGAAGGGTTAAACTTGACAAGGTTGGTTTTGGTTGCTTCAGCCGCATCTACCGAGTACCTTACAAACTGCAAAGATAAAGAGGGAAGCGATTTGGGGTCAGGGGGGAGGATTTGAAGAGGAGAACCACGTGATGGACAAATCTATGGAGCCAAATCCTTTAGTCTGACGACTTCAAGACGTTTTTCTACGTTATTTGGGGTACCAAGAGGTGAAATGTATCCGGGTAGTAGATCCGCTGTGAAGCATGTGAGGGAAGGTTTTCACGGCGTGTGTGCAGGACACGGTCTATCTACGAAGGACGTGGGGGGTCCCGGGGGGCCCCACAGTGGGCGAGGAAGAGGCATAATTTGCTCATGAGGAGGAAATGGAACTGGGATCACGTGGGCGCCCCACCAGGGAATAGACAATTCCAGGTATCGCTGGCCAATGCGGGCCAAATCAGTTTTTTCAGCCATTGCActgtttgcagccaccaagCAGTGGAAAATCGGGACTACCAATTCGAAATGCATAGATTACGGTGGGAATTCTCCTGATCTCCGGATTTGGGGGCCATTAGCCGGGATTAGCCGGGGGGAAATGGCTATCAAGGTGATGTACATGTCCGGAGATGTAATTCTCAAGAGTTGCAGCCAACgcagaaagagaaaacaaCGCTTATCGCCCAGATCAGTAGCCGTTGGCGATACGGGGCCACAAACGGCACTTGGTGGCTGGCTGGCTGGGGACGTCACGTGAGAGAGTGTGTGTGTGTCcctttttttgtgtttgatTGCAGCGTGCGTCAGAGCCACCTTTAAAGAGCTCTCTCGAATGTCTCACAGTGCACATGGTCCACACAAATTGTTTAACGCCCACACACAAACTGTAAAATTGGCCCCAATTCCTATAGGGCGCCACGAGGCAGTTTCTGTGGCGACATGGCTTCGCCTCATCACCGCCCTGTTGTGTGTTTACGACGGCCCGGGAGCAAATGGCTCATCAAAAGCGCAATTGACTAATGTGTCAAAACGTCATTGTTGTTTTAGCGTCTGAGAATACGACGGTGCCCACAGCATGCTGTGGCTTCCAGAAATACAGCCCCTCCTTGCCCCAAGGAGACAGCATCAAACAGGCAAGtgcaatggttgcaaaacagaaaaaaaaagcttcgCTCGAGTGGATTTATCGCAGAGGTAGCGCCAAAGCCGTTCTGAGACGAGGCCGCTCGGAATTAAGCGCCAGAAATCCATCCGGCGGTGCAAATCCCTCGAGACATTTGGAGATTGACATTCCTGTTCGGGGCCCGGTGGGATTTTCCACTTCCATGGATGGATATCTTCTGGCCAGCATTATGGGACACCCATTTTTCTCATATAACCGAAGAACAATGGACTCTGGCTTGTGAATCCGGACCCACCAACGTGGGAACGGTTTTCttattctttcttctggcGAAAACGGCCAATCTTCGCTGAAGCTGGGTCGACGGACGGACGGTGTTGGTGACTTAGATCGCCAGATCTGGGCCTTGCACGGTTTGTGCATCCAGGGAAACCCAGCACAACAACGCATCCACCAGGGTCCTGCAACTGCTCAGGGGTATCACCGTTGAGGTTGTTTTGGATGCACTGGCTAGGAAGTTTTGGGAACTACTGggacctttttttttcttatgGATGACTCTGATTTTCTGACTTCTTTCGTCTCGGGCCTTCGCCAGGCTGGTTCTTCTGGAAACCTTCCCACAGACACCTGTGTGAGGCTCCCGCCTCGACTTGACTTTTTGTAGGGGCATTTTCGCCAGGGATCAGAGCCAAGCCCAcattggttgcaaaattacTCAACTATGGCTGCTGCAACTCATTCTGTGGGAAGGAACTACCGAGCTGGCTGTAGACACAGGACATGGTTTCTTCTACTTGGGAGCCCCTGAGCTAATGCAATGTGGGTATACTTGGGAGAAGTCTACATAGACCCCCACGCGTCTGGGACGGTCCCCCAAACTGTATGGGTGGAGGCACCATAGAAGCTGGCGTCCTTGTAACAGAATATTAAGTCCTAGTCGATGATTATTATTTGCCAAGAGCACAAGGCTGACCGTTAGCGAAAGACATCTCAAGATACTGCAGCTCGATAATGCAAGCTCGGGGGGTTAGGAACGGTTCCGGGGGTAAGGTGCGAGGTTGTGACCGGGGGCACCGTGCGTTCGGGGATGCATTAGGAGCACTTCCGGGGGTCTGCCCTCC
This window encodes:
- the PFK26 gene encoding 6-phosphofructo-2-kinase, whose translation is MSQNLDNRTLAELLKRERANSISNAVLQHTRQKGKHVAFDENGNLVVHPAEGQEESNNNSSSGGSSERESRDSSLDNSDEEDDVDEVGPKSTKVKHHKESKSKGNALSAASLSALRRFRSHPHSSTSMGESQSLEGAYFSHQNSQFNLPEFNKRPLTDTPIVSGVTSPETREESESETEESSTQEDQKHAKKISHLSLADLNAVSAAVVDASMPSSGSISPKSTARGVSTSQIPTMDARDAPVAPRPSKEPQIKPHFTVDPVEQDKKHAKVEKERQEKVVDQKKKRADAKILAEIKENLLQDVPPELQHQFEKSPSLDQLKSVLLSSPFQKSKKAYTLNIPGQTSSKTSPDGRIASIDVGSKLVIVMVGLPARGKSYITNKLTRYLNWLQHDCRVFNVGNTRRMDKENVLGPARNPLPDTNTPSPGRSPETKPSASHSADFFNPENKASNELREKWAMDTLDNLLNWVLDGPGSVGILDATNSTKKRRLKVLKRIQERSNGELKVLFMESICSDPAILDTNIRLKLSGPDYKNMDPEVALKDFVGRLHNYEKAYETIDESEEQIEGFQYVKMIDVGKKVVSFNVQGFLASQTVYFLLNFNLCERQIWLTRHGESTDNLSGRIGGDAPLTKRGQHFSKTLTRFLNYQRKEFRRRQLEKFSSRLELRFNELLDPRNGSSEDGQAKKTSVGHIPTEPSFCVWTSMLIRAVETGSYFDESAYHIKAMRMLNELGGGKFEGMTYDEIQMKFPKEFEGRIKNKLTYRYPGVGGESYLDVLVRLRPVISEIERTTDHLLIISHRVVLRVLLAYFLNLDKSSIVDLDVPLHTLYCLESKPYGTDYAICEYDEQADWFKKVEPEHQKSVREVGVNYRERKYSVIPTAPPSSSSQRRSTIVKPKDSRDLLVPGIRQQSFSLRKSVSHGSGEGLKEPTVPTPFTEKAPVNSSSSRKLADLNKMRAPGRV
- the VAC7 gene encoding Vac7p, with protein sequence MVTEKPSSSKPPRPVSISIPSNQAPQEESSAKGGTDAKPPVPTPDATEGANSSSKASSSAIVSPSVASEAKNSPFPHTLASGTQSVTGAGSSANQSALNVAEGPSVINKQLLSKLNKSLKEKQRIINNSKSDSKNPASIQKIVTTSPVHGTFPGNVSDKNEEKPDSSGAGGDRSNDHHERSANDNEPLLHPPSGHSRTETPLSALPSLKGSTSKVDQDHSKSKKKISKQNSTRTDFFAAKLASAVDDVDTSDSDETFVYENSNNDFEAPNASSSKAGPATLHRDDTDVSTNNNANANANSGSNNNVSSAGVVHENESASASVRNMTPLDSAVQSPSVEKKEHDEPSALATLPNPIYQRAESIHSVQSSKWNLRNTVTNSNVTPPTTQVVRNQQNPMSAHGSNSCSEVHSFANPYIDLNKGGSIKNVRKSSSQSLINNDHKANLNLSPRYAASNQNFGFNSPGAHSHEGSHDRYSFDEDGIMCDEVSYQGDVASVCTDFNNTVTQSSEQPKDDHLALNSRSTDKNHRSSTTSSKLRSTTSKLFDKKGAQPRRYSIIPDDIDIEDFDDDLIYYDNNNIRFPYNSQNGSHLNESTSLLNHHRMPHYRSLNLSNTGPRQHVNNKRYSSMGFNNRAPSGNNIYPFPYHDQKYQFDLDNYDEEATMDSPDEVHAKSIFANRNNLSPSNTHFRLPRKVSDDSMRKGRVRCLKSFVYTMVSIVLILAIGFIMGFLLASTKELSNLSIVNINNALVSQDELLFSVIVEAVNPGWFTVSIEDVEIDIFAKSGYLKDESAGTSESTVETVLLGSVTSFESTVDFHRSFFNREFQQQKGEIKLVAPGRNLTGSIDTALLQSVGDMEETENPDNSEKWEIIRKHPFDLILRGVLKYKLPLSNTEKSAVVDKVGYIDPEVPQGII